The following proteins are co-located in the Acidimicrobiales bacterium genome:
- a CDS encoding DUF1345 domain-containing protein → MPLLVWVAASLTWVASVWISITPMDAVSTSLNATREDPHGPPADALLLSASVASLGAVVLGVLKAAHAHGSEKVLLLTAGVTTIIGSWAVVHTVFTLRYAALYYRGPDEGVNFNEDDKPCYLDFAYLAFTVGMTYQVSDTNLTTKAMRHTALRHALMSYLLGTVIIAATINVAAGLAH, encoded by the coding sequence GTGCCCCTGTTGGTTTGGGTAGCGGCATCGCTGACATGGGTGGCGTCGGTGTGGATAAGCATTACACCGATGGACGCTGTGTCCACGAGCCTGAACGCTACCCGGGAGGATCCGCACGGACCGCCTGCGGATGCCCTGTTGTTATCGGCCAGTGTGGCCAGTCTCGGTGCAGTGGTACTCGGCGTTCTCAAGGCTGCGCACGCACATGGTTCTGAGAAGGTGTTGCTGTTGACCGCTGGCGTCACCACCATCATTGGCTCCTGGGCTGTGGTACACACCGTGTTCACGTTGCGATACGCCGCGCTCTACTACAGAGGTCCCGACGAGGGGGTGAACTTCAACGAGGACGATAAGCCGTGCTATCTGGACTTCGCTTATTTGGCGTTCACCGTTGGGATGACCTACCAGGTGTCAGACACCAACTTGACGACCAAGGCGATGCGCCACACCGCCTTGCGCCATGCCTTGATGTCTTATCTTCTCGGCACCGTCATCATCGCTGCGACGATCAATGTGGCCGCAGGGCTTGCCCATTAG